In Bos indicus x Bos taurus breed Angus x Brahman F1 hybrid chromosome 1, Bos_hybrid_MaternalHap_v2.0, whole genome shotgun sequence, a single window of DNA contains:
- the LOC113893170 gene encoding histone H4: MSGRGKGGKGLGKGGAKRHRKVLRDNIQGITKPAIRRLARRGGVKRISGLIYEETRGVLKVFLENVIRDAVTYTEHAKRKTVTAMDVVYALKRQGRTLYGFGG, translated from the coding sequence ATGTCTGGTCGTGGGAAGGGTGGCAAAGGCCTCGGCAAGGGGGGTGCTAAGCGCCATCGCAAAGTCTTGCGGGACAACATTCAGGGTATTACTAAGCCAGCTATCCGGCGTCTGGCTCGTCGTGGAGGCGTCAAACGTATCTCTGGTCTTATCTATGAAGAGACTCGTGGGGTGCTGAAAGTGTTTCTGGAAAATGTGATCCGGGACGCGGTCACCTATACGGAGCACGCTAAGCGCAAGACTGTTACCGCCATGGATGTGGTCTACGCGCTCAAACGTCAGGGCCGTACCCTTTACGGTTTTGGTGGTTGA